caggcttgggggaagggggggaaccgccccccccgcactcaccggcggcacGGCTAGGAGCCGGCAGGGCGGGCTGGGtctgggtcgctccacttcccgctgcctggtgagtgcagggctggcccgaccccgacccctgctgcagtcccccggGATGCCTAGCTCAGGAGATGGGgtttggagggggggaagagggggagtgggggtgtgactggggtggagcaggtgtgggaagaggtggggtggagcaggggtgggagccgtggggaaggggtggggcaggggcggaggcAGCTTTCCTGGGCCCTGCTGTGCACAGCCCACGAGGGGCCGGCTCAGCCATGCGGGGGATCGGGCTGGCCACTAGAGCTGGATGCagtacgcagctgtgtagggcaccaggacaTTTGGGGCTTGTCCCGGTGCCCTACACAACTGCGTAgtttgcgtatgggtagggacCCTGAGTCTATGATAGACAGGACACAGCATGAGGCAGGAAGAGAGAACTTTAGGCAGGCAGGGCTGAAGGAGGTTTACACAGATTGAttagtatcagaggagtagctgtgttagtctggctctgtaaaaagcaacagagggtcctgtggcaccttatagactaacagaagtattggagcatgagctttcgtcggtgaatacccactttgtcagatgcatgtaatggaaatttccagaggcaggtataaatatgtagTTCAATCGGGGAGGGTGAGGtcttctgctagcagttgaggtgtgaacaccaagggaggagaaactgcttttgtagttggctagccattcacagtctttgtttaatcctgatctgatggtgtcaaatttgaaaatgaactggagctcagcagtttctctttggagtctggtcctgaagatttttgctgtaagatggctacctttacatctgctattgtgtggccagggaggttgaagtgttctcctacaggtttttgtatattgccattcctgatatctgacttgtgtccatttatccttttacgtagggactgtccagtttagccaatgtacatagcagaggggctggccaactggacagtcactatgtaaaaggataaatggacagaTTGATTAGGTTACTAGCTTTTTCAGGGTCTGCATTTCAGTGGATCCCCGTTCCACCACCCcatgtcactttaaaaaataatgaatttggGCCCAAATCTTGCAATTGCATCCTCATGAGTGGATCCCACCCTTCTTGCAGACCCCAGCAATCAGGGCCTTAGGTTTGATGaagctggcaggggagtgggggcgatTCTAGGAGGAAATGGAAGAACACAACATGAGCTGGGATACAACGTCCAAGGGGATTTGCAGTTTTCTTCTTCTGGCCAAGCATAGGGCCCCCTTTGATTTAACATGACGAAGCAATTCACCTGAATTAGGTGAAACCTGATGGTGAACGTCTGTCACATTGACTCATTTTTCCAACACAGTGTTCTGAGCATGGCTCTGCGGATCAGTTTGGATTTGACACTGTATATGATAGGATTTAAGACAGGGGGCACAATAAGGTAGATATAGCCCACCACAATGTTAAGCATAGGGGGAACATTGTCACCACAGCGATGGAGAACGGACAGTCCAATCATTGGGATGAAGAAGATTAGGACGGCACAGATATGGGAGACACATGTGTTCAAAGCCTTGAGACATTTTTCCTTGGTCGTGAGGCTGACCACAGTCTTAATGATCAGAACATATGATAGCACAATGAACACAAAATCCACACCCACCGTTGAAAGAATGACAATTAAACCATACAGGATGTTGACTTTTATATCCGCGCAGGCCAGCTTCATGATATCAGGGTGAAAGCAAAATGAGTGGGAAAGCACATTGCTCCCACAGTAGGTTAGCCTCTTGAGCAGAAAGGGTATTGGGAAGAGGGAGATCACAGCTCTTGAAACAATTGCCAGCCCTATTTTTATGATGGTTGGCTTGGTCAAGATGGACGAATATCTCAGAGGGTTGGAGATAGCGATGAAACGATCGAAGGCCATGGCTAGGAGCACCGAGGATTCCATCACTGACAGTATATGGATAAAATACATCTGGGTGAGACAGGCATTGAACTCAATTTTTCTGATCTTAAACCAAAAGATGCCCAGCGTGGTAGGAAGGGTACACAAAGCCAAGCCCAGGTCCACCACGGCCAGCATGGAAAGGAAGTAGTACGTAGGCTTATGAAGACTTTGGGTCTTCTTGATGATGATCAGGATCAGGCAGTTCCCTGAAAGGCCGACAAGATAGAAcatgcagaaggggatggagatccagtgGTGATTGGCTTCCAGCCCCGGAAAGCCCGTCAGGAGGAAGGTGGAGGGCTGATAGAAGGAGGAATTGACAAGTGGCACGGTGTGCTGAAGCTGCTCCATCCCACCTCAGATGTCGTACAGCctagagttaaaaacaaaacagcaacaaacTGCCCATGTCATTTGTCTGGACAGTGCATAAAACCCTATAACCACAACCGCCCATctgattacctgctctgtggtACATTTGACCACATAACTACCAAAGCCCTCCATATGAGTAGAGGCTCTACTGAACCTACAGTCATGTAATGATACAAAATTGCATGTAATTACACTGCGCTACAGGGTATACAACCATTTAATAACCACCAAAGCCCCAGGTTTAGACACTGTCATGGATCACTGATGCCTCTTTATAGAATTCCTTAGGCACTAGGGAATCTCTACAGTGATTATCACCTAGACTGAGGTTATGTTGGTAAGCAGGTACAAATTGGTGTAGGTGACACCGAAGGCTTGGAAGAAGGTGAAAGTCAAGGTCTGATTCGCTGCTGTTACACCAATTTTGCAGTCACTCCAGTGTCAAAATGACATTGTAGAATGGAGATTTGAGCCCTCAgcctctgtgataaatgaagggggggggtggGCGGGTAGTTCCCTTTTACAGACACCCAgtcagccagttagctataaagtccctcttggtggctgcttgctttatctgtaaagggttaaaaagtcccccaggtaaagaaaagggagtgggcacctgaccgaaagagccaatgggaaggctagaactttttaaaatggaaaaaaagctttccctttgtctctggGTTGTTCTCGCTTGGCTGAAGAGACAGGGGCAACAGCAATGTTGTGTAAAGTTTGAACCAGGTACgaaaaattatcttccataccCAGAAGGATTCACTGGGACAGGGGATGTTTAGACAGAcgcgatcaggtttatttctttattgtgGCTTGTGGATATCCTCTGTGCTAAGCtcaggtatttttgttttcttttgtaatgGTAAGCTGGACCCCAGAGAGCCGTTCCTGGTGTTTAATCCCTTTTCAGTTGCTCTATAacatctagcaatagcctgattttccagatgtttcctttcttcttcttttaataaaatttaccttttaaaaaaaaactgattggTTTTGTGTCTTAAAAGGTCTGAGCATATGTTTttcaattagctggtggcaaccacagggtttcccttttgtttgtttcctttctcgGCTTCCCCGAGGGAAGGGTGGAAAAGCCAAGGGGCCTCAGggaaaactttctttttttttttgagttttttgaggatttgcaagaggcagtttttcacttgggtggtggcagcgtttaccaagccaaggtcagagaaaagctgtaaccttgggggtttaatacaagcctggagtggcaggTATTaattttagaatccttgcgggcctcCACCTTCTGCcctcggagtgacagagtggggaatcagcctcgACAGCCTCCTTCACCCTCAGTTCTGAATTTGTCCTCTCGCCAATCCACCAGACCAAGACAGCTGAGTTTCAGTTTGTGCAGCTACTGATCTACAGCCAATCCTCCTTCACTTCAGTATCCGATGGCCAGCGGAGAGGGGTAGAACCCGCAGAGTAAGGAAAACACCCGAGAGAAAGTTCTACTCAAAGAGCACCTGTGATTTTTGCGAACCATACTGTGAACCTCTCTTGCGGCACTTGTCTGAGGCTTGTATggggctttacaaacattagggTGAAACTCAAAAACTTCACCAGGCACTGAAGTCTTGTTTGGAGGTGTCCAGTGAGGCATAGAGTTAGTGCTGGCCTGCTGGGGTGAACGCCAGCCATTAGTGCATTCAGCCTCAGGGGCAGAGATCGAGGCcagcattttcaaaggtgctgagcactgccaATACCTTCTGACGTTAATGGGAGccacaggtgctcagcacctctgacaatcaggCTGCTTAGTTTGACACAAGGCTTTTGTTAGTTAGCAATGAGCAGGC
The DNA window shown above is from Trachemys scripta elegans isolate TJP31775 chromosome 1, CAS_Tse_1.0, whole genome shotgun sequence and carries:
- the LOC117872011 gene encoding olfactory receptor 51G2-like; its protein translation is MEQLQHTVPLVNSSFYQPSTFLLTGFPGLEANHHWISIPFCMFYLVGLSGNCLILIIIKKTQSLHKPTYYFLSMLAVVDLGLALCTLPTTLGIFWFKIRKIEFNACLTQMYFIHILSVMESSVLLAMAFDRFIAISNPLRYSSILTKPTIIKIGLAIVSRAVISLFPIPFLLKRLTYCGSNVLSHSFCFHPDIMKLACADIKVNILYGLIVILSTVGVDFVFIVLSYVLIIKTVVSLTTKEKCLKALNTCVSHICAVLIFFIPMIGLSVLHRCGDNVPPMLNIVVGYIYLIVPPVLNPIIYSVKSKLIRRAMLRTLCWKNESM